One segment of Halococcus agarilyticus DNA contains the following:
- a CDS encoding hydantoinase B/oxoprolinase family protein, with amino-acid sequence MSTETPEFVGEHDIDATTLDIVESTLENTRHEMDRVLETTAISPVIREQSDQFPLIADPEGRMVMGQFGSAIETIIDNASFGWEDLEDGDVVATNDPYMCAGAMSHTPDMLLLRPIFYEGERVGFASQWGNLMDVGGKTPGSMPVEATTIFEEGMRLPPVKLYKEGELDEGLLETFAHNTRLPDHAEADIKALAAGTAAAEERVQELCERFGPETYLEGCDAVLDRTRDGMIDLIREFVPEGERYTFEDRVDDDGMGNGPIKLHLEIYREGDTVHLDWEGTDDQVPGTVNFLLNEKMFKMFTGVFLIMAFDPLLTFNDGYYDLFEVNLLEGTVVQPEFPAALGNRLPLMARQFDVLQATFSKLIDGFSVAGSYGTSPNFVYAGVDAEGNQFQMLEILYGGIPARPGGDGLDGHSWWPLFRTVPAEYQEAYYPLTIDEYSTRADTGGAGRHRGGHGISKVYTFEEDGAITFQDDRAHTYPWGVDGGTHGGTSEKTLVRTDGTELELPSKAENVPVEPGDKLVFSTAGGGGLGDPLERDPELVAREVRRGLVTEAAAREEYGVVLDEDGSVDRTATEDQREDVRENRDELAAFDYGPLPDDDELEARIAEERREFDQRDG; translated from the coding sequence ATGAGCACCGAAACCCCCGAGTTCGTCGGCGAGCACGACATCGACGCGACGACGCTCGACATCGTCGAGAGCACGCTCGAAAACACGCGCCACGAGATGGACCGCGTGCTGGAGACGACGGCGATCAGCCCCGTCATCCGCGAGCAGTCCGACCAGTTCCCGCTCATCGCCGACCCGGAGGGTCGGATGGTGATGGGGCAGTTCGGCTCCGCCATCGAGACCATCATCGACAACGCCAGCTTCGGCTGGGAGGACCTGGAGGACGGCGACGTCGTCGCCACCAACGACCCCTACATGTGCGCGGGCGCGATGTCACACACCCCCGACATGCTCCTCCTGCGCCCGATCTTCTACGAGGGCGAGCGCGTCGGCTTCGCCAGCCAGTGGGGCAATCTGATGGACGTCGGCGGCAAGACCCCCGGCAGCATGCCCGTCGAGGCGACCACCATCTTCGAGGAGGGGATGCGCCTCCCACCGGTCAAACTCTACAAGGAGGGTGAACTCGACGAGGGGCTCCTCGAAACCTTCGCCCACAACACCCGCCTCCCGGACCACGCTGAGGCCGACATCAAGGCGCTCGCGGCGGGGACCGCGGCCGCCGAGGAGCGCGTTCAGGAGCTCTGCGAGCGGTTCGGGCCGGAGACCTATCTGGAGGGATGTGACGCGGTGCTCGATCGGACCCGCGACGGGATGATCGACCTCATCCGGGAGTTCGTCCCCGAGGGCGAGCGCTACACCTTCGAGGACCGCGTCGACGACGACGGGATGGGCAACGGCCCGATCAAGCTCCACCTCGAGATCTACCGCGAGGGCGACACCGTCCACCTCGATTGGGAGGGGACCGACGACCAGGTGCCCGGGACCGTGAACTTCCTCCTGAACGAGAAGATGTTCAAGATGTTCACCGGGGTCTTCCTCATCATGGCGTTCGACCCGCTCCTGACGTTCAACGACGGCTACTACGACCTCTTCGAGGTGAACCTCCTCGAGGGGACCGTCGTCCAGCCGGAGTTCCCGGCGGCGCTCGGCAACCGGCTGCCGCTGATGGCGCGGCAGTTCGACGTGCTCCAGGCCACCTTCTCGAAGCTCATCGACGGGTTCTCGGTCGCCGGCAGCTACGGCACCTCGCCCAACTTCGTCTACGCCGGCGTCGACGCCGAGGGCAACCAGTTCCAGATGCTCGAGATCCTCTACGGCGGGATTCCCGCGAGGCCGGGTGGCGACGGGCTCGACGGCCACTCGTGGTGGCCGCTGTTCCGAACGGTGCCCGCCGAGTACCAGGAGGCGTACTACCCGCTGACCATCGACGAGTACAGCACCCGCGCGGACACCGGCGGGGCTGGTCGCCACCGCGGCGGCCACGGCATCTCGAAGGTGTACACCTTCGAGGAAGACGGCGCGATCACGTTCCAGGACGACCGTGCCCACACCTACCCGTGGGGCGTCGACGGCGGGACGCACGGCGGAACGAGCGAGAAGACACTCGTCCGCACCGATGGCACCGAGCTGGAACTCCCCTCGAAGGCCGAGAACGTCCCCGTCGAGCCTGGCGACAAGCTCGTCTTCAGCACCGCCGGTGGTGGCGGCCTCGGCGACCCCCTGGAGCGCGATCCCGAACTCGTGGCCCGAGAGGTCCGTCGCGGCCTCGTCACCGAGGCGGCCGCCCGCGAGGAGTACGGCGTGGTTCTCGACGAGGACGGCAGCGTCGATCGAACGGCCACCGAAGACCAGCGCGAGGACGTCCGCGAGAACCGCGACGAGCTCGCAGCGTTCGACTACGGGCCGCTGCCGGACGACGACGAGCTCGAAGCACGGATCGCCGAGGAACGCCGCGAGTTCGACCAGCGCGACGGTTGA
- a CDS encoding isochorismatase family protein, with protein MTDTDWIEDTEQLYADRDFGGTVGIGERPALLVIDLINAFTDPESDLGSDVESVLARTEGLLDAFREHDLPRYFTTVAYEESYGDAGQFIEKVPALRELERGTDAVAVDDRIAPIGDERVILKKYASAFFGTDLETELTTHRVDTLVLAGVTTSGCVRATAVDSLQHGYRTIVPADAVGDRAEGPHEANLFDIDAKYGDVVTTETVLESLDDDQRSTP; from the coding sequence ATGACAGATACGGACTGGATCGAAGATACTGAACAGTTGTACGCCGATCGCGACTTCGGCGGCACGGTCGGCATCGGCGAGCGGCCCGCGCTGCTCGTCATCGACCTCATCAACGCCTTCACCGATCCCGAAAGCGATCTCGGCTCGGACGTCGAATCCGTGCTCGCCCGGACCGAAGGGTTGCTGGACGCGTTCCGCGAGCACGACCTGCCCCGGTACTTCACCACCGTCGCCTACGAGGAGTCCTACGGCGACGCCGGGCAGTTCATCGAGAAGGTGCCAGCGCTCCGCGAACTCGAACGTGGGACCGACGCGGTGGCGGTCGACGACCGGATCGCCCCGATCGGCGACGAACGGGTGATCCTCAAGAAGTACGCGAGCGCGTTCTTCGGGACCGATCTCGAAACCGAACTCACCACCCACCGCGTCGACACGCTGGTGCTCGCGGGCGTGACGACCAGCGGGTGCGTTCGCGCGACCGCCGTCGACAGCCTCCAGCACGGCTACCGCACCATCGTCCCCGCCGACGCCGTCGGGGACCGTGCCGAGGGCCCGCACGAAGCCAATCTCTTCGACATCGACGCGAAGTACGGCGATGTCGTCACGACCGAGACGGTACTGGAGTCGCTCGACGATGACCAGAGGAGCACACCATGA
- a CDS encoding CaiB/BaiF CoA transferase family protein — protein sequence MTARERQGPLDGLRVIDMSGMISGAFATTLLGDFGADVVMIEHPEVGDPIREWPQKTEDGVSLSWKSLGRNKRCVTLDLGSERGREIALDLVADADAVYENFRPGTMERWGLGPDDIHEINEEAIMVRLSGYGQTGPKSQKPGFGTIAEGVSGWAHANGFPDREPLLPPVSLADIQAAQFALQATLMAIFERDIGRGGSGEGQVIDVSLTEPLWRIFFGEVEAYDRMGHVRERTGNQHPNTAPRNIYETADGYLTMSASNQKIFERVAETIDKEWLIDDERFADNATRVANSEPLNAAIEEWTRERTTDEAIEILEANDAIVGPVYDMHDIFEDEQFEARDDIVEVDDPDVGAIKTFGLVPKFSRTPGEVEFLGPRHGEHNREVYHGDLGLSEAELAELRDEGII from the coding sequence ATGACCGCACGCGAACGCCAGGGTCCGCTCGACGGCCTGCGGGTCATCGACATGTCGGGGATGATCAGCGGTGCCTTCGCGACGACGCTGCTGGGCGATTTCGGTGCCGACGTGGTGATGATCGAGCATCCCGAGGTCGGCGATCCGATCCGGGAGTGGCCACAGAAGACCGAGGACGGAGTCTCGCTGTCCTGGAAGTCCCTCGGCCGGAACAAGCGGTGTGTCACGCTCGATCTCGGCTCCGAGCGCGGCCGCGAGATCGCCCTCGATCTCGTCGCGGACGCCGACGCCGTCTACGAGAACTTCCGCCCCGGGACGATGGAACGGTGGGGACTCGGCCCCGACGATATCCACGAGATCAACGAGGAAGCCATCATGGTCCGGCTCTCGGGCTACGGACAGACCGGCCCGAAGTCCCAGAAGCCGGGTTTCGGCACCATCGCCGAGGGGGTCTCGGGCTGGGCGCACGCCAATGGGTTCCCCGATCGTGAACCCTTACTTCCGCCGGTCAGCCTCGCGGACATCCAGGCCGCCCAGTTCGCGCTCCAGGCGACGCTGATGGCGATCTTCGAGCGCGATATCGGTCGCGGCGGCAGCGGCGAGGGCCAGGTCATCGACGTCTCGCTGACCGAGCCGCTGTGGCGGATCTTCTTCGGCGAGGTCGAGGCCTACGACCGGATGGGGCACGTCCGCGAACGCACCGGGAACCAGCACCCGAACACCGCCCCGAGGAACATCTACGAGACCGCGGACGGCTACCTGACGATGTCGGCCTCGAACCAGAAGATCTTCGAGCGGGTCGCCGAGACGATCGACAAGGAGTGGCTGATCGACGACGAGCGCTTCGCGGACAACGCCACCCGCGTCGCGAACAGCGAGCCGCTCAACGCCGCAATCGAGGAGTGGACGAGAGAGCGAACCACCGACGAGGCCATCGAGATCCTCGAAGCCAACGACGCCATCGTCGGGCCGGTCTACGATATGCACGACATCTTCGAAGACGAGCAGTTCGAGGCACGCGACGACATCGTCGAGGTCGACGATCCCGACGTCGGCGCGATCAAGACGTTCGGCCTCGTCCCGAAGTTCTCGCGCACGCCCGGCGAGGTCGAGTTCCTCGGCCCACGCCACGGCGAGCACAACCGCGAGGTCTACCACGGCGATCTCGGGCTCTCGGAGGCAGAGCTGGCCGAACTCCGTGACGAGGGGATCATCTGA
- a CDS encoding LeuA family protein translates to MQLTDVTLREGDQMSGREFTADAKIECARALDDLGVPFVQPGFPATGEKDREVISELAGTTDADVVALARALESDIDAALENDADVVETFVSASNRHLEHLLGVSRNEMLSMLGEAVDYVHDHGVTVHVTLADAFRTDRDHLVEIVETVPDAAFVSLADTVGARTPETVEECLDGLAGRVAFDRLGVHFHDDMGCATANALAAYRAGVGKVDVSVGGLGERAGNTPLEELAVACAIDHDDDLGLATDALVPTCRGVLDTLGEPYGDRKAVLGTAIAEHESGIHTAAMLSDPATLEPFDPGRFGGERRLVFGKSTGEGGARRLLERAGVDPDGETVAAYLDTLAAAGPLDLDAALALAEREFGS, encoded by the coding sequence ATGCAGTTGACCGACGTCACGCTCCGCGAGGGCGACCAGATGTCCGGACGAGAGTTCACCGCCGATGCCAAGATCGAGTGCGCTCGGGCGCTCGACGACCTGGGGGTGCCGTTCGTCCAGCCTGGCTTTCCCGCGACCGGCGAGAAGGATCGGGAAGTCATCAGTGAACTCGCCGGGACGACCGACGCCGATGTCGTCGCGCTCGCGCGCGCTCTCGAAAGCGACATCGACGCCGCCCTCGAAAACGACGCCGACGTGGTCGAGACGTTCGTCTCGGCCTCCAACCGTCACCTCGAACACCTGCTCGGCGTCTCCAGGAACGAGATGCTGTCGATGCTCGGCGAGGCCGTCGACTACGTCCACGACCACGGCGTTACCGTCCACGTCACGCTCGCCGATGCGTTCCGGACCGACCGCGATCACCTCGTCGAGATCGTCGAGACGGTGCCGGACGCGGCGTTCGTGTCGCTGGCCGACACCGTCGGCGCGCGCACCCCCGAAACCGTCGAGGAGTGCCTCGACGGGCTCGCCGGCCGCGTTGCGTTCGATCGACTCGGCGTCCACTTCCACGACGACATGGGGTGTGCGACGGCCAACGCGCTCGCGGCCTACCGCGCGGGCGTCGGGAAGGTGGACGTCAGCGTCGGGGGCCTCGGCGAGCGCGCGGGCAACACCCCGCTCGAAGAGCTTGCGGTCGCCTGCGCTATCGACCACGACGACGATCTCGGCCTCGCGACCGACGCGCTCGTCCCGACCTGTCGTGGCGTGTTGGACACGCTCGGAGAGCCCTACGGCGATCGCAAGGCGGTCCTCGGCACGGCGATCGCCGAACACGAGTCGGGCATCCACACCGCGGCGATGCTCTCGGACCCTGCGACGCTCGAACCGTTCGACCCCGGACGGTTCGGCGGGGAGCGACGCCTGGTGTTCGGGAAGTCGACCGGCGAGGGCGGCGCACGCCGGCTCCTCGAACGGGCGGGTGTCGATCCCGACGGCGAAACCGTGGCTGCGTACCTCGACACCCTGGCTGCGGCGGGCCCGCTCGATCTCGACGCGGCGCTCGCACTCGCCGAGCGGGAGTTCGGTTCGTAG
- a CDS encoding helix-turn-helix domain-containing protein → MFEAELHLQQHKPCVVSQLAREFDTAIEIAIEELHDELVTFVIELDERLTGVLDRLADSEQVHHAEGLGDGNFLVTKTSCGAYSAIERNHGILRRPNVVDANSRVYTVLFFRREDLRAMIEAFREIGTVTLGKVAPFEDGGVQLTDRQYEVIEHALAAGYFEWPRDVTSDELAAELDISRATLLEHLRKAESKLLTDALDSMTTDTEQSSRSEPTTPPK, encoded by the coding sequence ATGTTCGAAGCAGAACTCCATCTCCAGCAACACAAGCCGTGTGTCGTCTCCCAGCTCGCGAGGGAGTTCGACACGGCGATCGAGATCGCGATCGAGGAGCTCCACGACGAGCTGGTGACGTTCGTCATCGAACTCGACGAGCGGCTGACGGGCGTGCTGGACCGGCTGGCCGACTCCGAGCAGGTGCACCACGCCGAGGGGCTCGGCGACGGCAACTTCCTCGTCACCAAGACTTCCTGTGGTGCGTACTCGGCCATCGAGCGGAACCACGGCATTCTCCGCCGACCCAACGTCGTCGACGCCAACTCCCGAGTGTACACCGTCCTCTTCTTCCGCCGCGAGGACCTGCGCGCCATGATCGAGGCGTTCCGGGAGATCGGCACCGTGACCCTCGGGAAGGTCGCGCCGTTCGAGGACGGCGGCGTCCAGCTCACCGACCGACAGTACGAGGTCATCGAGCATGCGCTCGCCGCGGGCTACTTCGAGTGGCCACGCGACGTCACGAGCGACGAACTCGCTGCCGAACTCGACATTAGCCGCGCCACGCTCCTCGAACACCTCCGCAAGGCCGAGTCGAAGCTCCTCACCGACGCCCTCGATTCGATGACGACCGACACGGAGCAATCGAGCCGCTCGGAGCCCACGACGCCGCCGAAGTGA
- a CDS encoding GNAT family N-acetyltransferase, with amino-acid sequence MRIESPTTDDADDVADQWIALAREQRAFGSHLLAERNRATIREAIVRHIVAGELLVARADPDETTADEANVGGASADATDTDGIVGFVMFGPEGERYEQDVSRGIVRNVVVAPERRNEGIGTELLAAAESALQEAGYEAVGLSVLADNEAARRFYRRAGYTPHRIDLEKPLESDTDKPEGG; translated from the coding sequence GTGCGGATCGAATCGCCCACCACCGACGACGCCGACGACGTCGCCGATCAGTGGATCGCACTCGCACGCGAGCAACGCGCGTTCGGCTCGCATCTCCTCGCCGAGCGAAACCGGGCGACGATCCGCGAGGCGATCGTGCGCCACATCGTCGCCGGCGAACTGCTGGTCGCCCGTGCCGACCCGGACGAGACGACTGCGGATGAAGCGAACGTGGGTGGAGCGAGTGCGGACGCGACGGACACGGACGGGATCGTGGGATTCGTGATGTTCGGCCCGGAAGGCGAGCGCTACGAGCAAGACGTCTCGCGCGGGATCGTCCGGAACGTCGTCGTGGCCCCCGAGCGCCGGAACGAGGGGATCGGGACCGAACTGCTCGCGGCGGCCGAATCGGCGCTCCAGGAGGCGGGCTACGAGGCCGTCGGGCTCTCGGTACTTGCGGACAACGAGGCGGCCCGACGGTTCTACCGCCGGGCCGGATACACCCCCCATCGGATCGACCTCGAAAAGCCGCTCGAAAGCGACACCGACAAACCCGAGGGTGGGTAA
- a CDS encoding phosphoglycerate kinase has protein sequence MIRTLDDLDCEGVAVGVRIDINSPVSGGELADDARLRAHVDTLAELLDRGARVAILAHQGRPGGDDFATLAAHADRLDELLDRPVDYCDATFSVAARDRVAALDSGEAVVLENTRFYAEEYMEFDPERAADTHLVRGLAPALDAYVNDAFAAAHRSQPSLVGFPPRLPSYAGRVMERELDVLDAIEETPTPRVYVLGGAKVGDSIGVAESVLERDLADTVLTAGVIGNVCLLAGGAELGDATAEFVYDAGYWDEIDRAGDLLDSYDRIEVPEDVAIERDGDRHEVAVADLPAETDAPAMDVGSRTIATYGGIIESAGTVILNGPAGVFEEAAFAEGTRGLYEAATRAEQSIVGGGDTAAAVRQLGIEGFDHVSTGGGAALTLLTGDALPAVEALR, from the coding sequence ATGATACGAACCCTCGACGACCTCGATTGTGAGGGCGTCGCCGTCGGGGTCCGCATCGACATCAACAGCCCGGTCTCGGGGGGCGAGCTCGCCGACGACGCCCGGCTCCGCGCGCACGTCGACACGCTCGCGGAGCTGCTCGACCGCGGCGCGCGGGTGGCGATCCTCGCCCACCAGGGCCGACCCGGCGGCGACGATTTCGCCACGCTCGCCGCCCACGCCGATCGGCTCGACGAACTGCTCGACCGCCCCGTCGACTACTGCGACGCCACCTTCTCCGTGGCGGCGCGCGATCGTGTCGCGGCGCTCGATTCGGGCGAGGCCGTCGTCCTCGAAAACACCCGGTTCTACGCCGAGGAGTACATGGAGTTCGACCCCGAACGCGCCGCCGACACCCACCTCGTCCGTGGGCTCGCGCCCGCGCTCGACGCCTACGTCAACGACGCGTTCGCGGCCGCCCACCGCTCACAACCCTCGCTCGTCGGCTTTCCCCCACGCTTGCCGAGCTACGCTGGCCGGGTGATGGAGCGCGAACTCGACGTGCTGGATGCGATCGAGGAGACGCCCACGCCCCGGGTGTACGTGCTCGGCGGCGCGAAAGTCGGCGACTCGATCGGCGTGGCCGAGAGCGTGCTCGAACGCGATCTCGCCGACACCGTCCTCACGGCGGGCGTGATCGGCAACGTCTGCCTGCTCGCCGGCGGGGCCGAACTCGGCGACGCGACCGCGGAGTTCGTCTACGACGCGGGCTACTGGGACGAGATCGACCGCGCGGGCGATCTGCTCGATTCGTACGACCGGATCGAGGTTCCGGAGGACGTCGCGATCGAGCGCGACGGCGATCGCCACGAGGTCGCGGTCGCGGACCTCCCGGCCGAAACTGACGCCCCTGCGATGGACGTCGGAAGTCGGACGATCGCGACCTACGGCGGGATCATCGAGAGCGCAGGCACGGTGATCCTGAACGGACCGGCGGGCGTCTTCGAGGAGGCGGCGTTCGCCGAAGGGACGCGGGGACTCTACGAGGCCGCGACGCGGGCCGAACAGAGCATCGTCGGCGGCGGCGACACCGCGGCGGCGGTCCGTCAGTTGGGTATCGAGGGGTTCGATCACGTCAGCACCGGCGGCGGCGCGGCGCTCACGCTCCTGACCGGCGACGCGCTCCCCGCGGTCGAGGCGCTCCGGTAG
- a CDS encoding branched-chain amino acid ABC transporter permease, protein MGISETYDRGRSFVVDQPLGVVAGVVGVLLIVDLATKLANGSLSVLSLALFLKDGLIQGLVIALAGVGLSMTYSLLGFANFAHGDYITAGAFAGWATTYIIGGLGALPVGDLFLLGVSGEANAGTVGVSIVSTPIAVLLGLVVAIAFTAGLALLIDRLVYKPMRNQEGIALLIASIGVALALRYLLAFVFGTSRPGVTGGDIPGFEVPVLGIRLNAHEIALAVGAVVLMVGVHLLLQYTKLGTAMRAMADNRDLARVTGIPTERVVRATWVIGGGLTGAAGYLVTLETGTIAFDFGWILLLLIFAAVILGGIGSIYGAMFGGLTIGVASTVSLVWLPSEFTTAAAFAVMILILVLKPSGLFGGVTTA, encoded by the coding sequence ATGGGCATCTCTGAGACGTACGATCGTGGCCGGAGCTTCGTCGTCGACCAGCCGCTTGGGGTCGTCGCCGGCGTGGTCGGCGTGCTGTTGATCGTCGATCTCGCCACCAAGCTGGCGAACGGCTCGCTGTCGGTTCTCAGCCTCGCACTCTTCCTGAAGGACGGGCTGATTCAGGGGCTCGTGATCGCACTCGCGGGTGTCGGCCTCTCGATGACGTACTCGCTGCTGGGCTTCGCGAACTTCGCCCACGGCGATTACATCACGGCGGGAGCCTTCGCGGGCTGGGCGACGACGTACATCATCGGCGGGCTCGGCGCGCTCCCGGTCGGCGATCTCTTCTTGCTGGGCGTCAGCGGCGAGGCCAACGCGGGTACCGTCGGAGTGAGCATCGTCTCGACGCCGATCGCCGTTCTCCTGGGACTCGTCGTCGCGATCGCCTTCACCGCCGGCCTCGCCCTTCTCATCGACCGACTCGTCTACAAACCGATGCGCAATCAGGAGGGGATCGCGCTGCTCATCGCGAGCATCGGAGTCGCACTCGCGCTCCGCTATCTGCTCGCCTTCGTCTTCGGCACCAGTCGGCCGGGTGTCACCGGCGGCGACATTCCGGGGTTCGAGGTGCCAGTCCTCGGCATCCGGCTGAACGCCCACGAGATCGCGCTCGCGGTCGGCGCGGTCGTGTTGATGGTCGGCGTCCACCTCCTGCTCCAGTACACCAAGCTCGGCACCGCGATGCGGGCGATGGCTGACAACCGCGACCTCGCGCGCGTCACCGGGATTCCCACGGAGCGGGTCGTGCGCGCGACGTGGGTCATCGGCGGCGGGCTGACCGGCGCGGCGGGCTACCTCGTCACGCTCGAAACGGGCACGATCGCGTTCGACTTCGGCTGGATCCTCCTGCTGCTCATCTTCGCTGCGGTCATCCTCGGCGGGATCGGATCGATCTACGGCGCGATGTTCGGCGGGCTCACGATCGGCGTGGCGAGCACCGTCTCGCTGGTCTGGCTCCCCTCGGAGTTCACCACCGCCGCCGCCTTCGCGGTGATGATCCTGATCCTCGTGCTGAAACCCTCCGGGCTGTTCGGCGGGGTGACGACCGCATGA
- a CDS encoding branched-chain amino acid ABC transporter permease, with product MSTADRLSERLGNSDAGLILAVMAGLYLLFIVFGLLLGLDVGGIASTLQRLTFLTAVYALLALALNLQWGYAGLFNIGVAGFMAVGAYTMAMLTAPVDPQVGGIPGLGLPLWAGVVGGMLAAALVGGITALPALRLRADYLAIVTLALSEIIRLIYNSTTFQSFSIGPFELGPISIGGVELGTGGASGIPGPINPVRDLYYTDPASSASPPTAFGQAMFDFFGGFGLDGPTVVDWTYTLVLVVFVGLFYLLLTRVGNSPFGRVLKAIREDEIVASSLGKNTRWFKIKVFMLGCALMGLAGILWQGSQALITPALFLPIVTFYVFIALMVGGSGSNTGSVIGGALFAGLLFLGPTFVGRIVDSSFSLGNAPNTFTAAIGALGSLDITPLVAYTLDNISVLRFVLLGVVLVVLMQRRPEGLLGHRKETAAAVDLSRRSVSGGEATGATRADGGVSETTEAPDGERGDDE from the coding sequence ATGAGCACCGCCGACCGGCTGTCCGAACGGCTCGGCAACTCCGACGCCGGGTTGATTCTCGCCGTGATGGCCGGGCTCTACCTGCTGTTCATCGTCTTCGGTCTGCTGCTCGGTCTCGACGTCGGCGGGATCGCGAGCACCCTCCAGCGGCTCACCTTCCTCACGGCAGTGTACGCGCTGCTCGCGCTCGCGCTGAACCTCCAGTGGGGGTACGCGGGCCTCTTTAATATCGGCGTCGCCGGCTTCATGGCGGTCGGCGCGTACACGATGGCGATGTTGACCGCACCGGTCGATCCCCAGGTCGGCGGGATCCCAGGGCTCGGTCTCCCGCTGTGGGCCGGGGTCGTCGGTGGAATGCTCGCGGCCGCGCTGGTCGGCGGGATCACGGCGCTGCCCGCGCTCCGGCTCCGGGCGGACTACCTCGCGATCGTCACGCTCGCGCTCTCGGAGATCATCCGGCTGATCTACAACTCGACGACGTTCCAGTCGTTTTCGATTGGCCCCTTCGAACTCGGGCCGATCTCGATCGGCGGTGTCGAACTCGGCACCGGCGGCGCGAGCGGTATCCCCGGCCCGATCAACCCCGTGCGCGATCTCTACTACACCGACCCGGCGAGTTCGGCGTCGCCGCCGACCGCGTTCGGCCAGGCGATGTTCGACTTCTTCGGCGGGTTCGGGCTCGACGGCCCGACCGTGGTCGACTGGACGTACACGCTCGTGCTCGTGGTGTTCGTCGGCCTCTTCTACCTCCTCCTGACGCGGGTCGGCAACTCGCCGTTCGGCCGGGTGCTGAAGGCGATCCGCGAGGACGAGATCGTGGCGAGCTCGCTCGGGAAGAACACCCGGTGGTTCAAGATCAAGGTGTTCATGCTCGGGTGTGCGCTGATGGGGCTCGCCGGCATCCTCTGGCAGGGCAGCCAGGCGCTGATCACGCCCGCCCTGTTCCTCCCGATCGTCACCTTCTACGTGTTCATCGCGCTGATGGTCGGCGGATCGGGATCGAACACCGGGAGCGTCATCGGCGGCGCGCTGTTCGCCGGTCTGCTCTTTCTCGGCCCGACGTTCGTGGGACGGATCGTCGACAGCTCGTTCAGCCTCGGGAACGCCCCGAACACGTTCACCGCCGCGATCGGTGCGCTCGGCTCGCTCGACATCACGCCGCTGGTCGCGTACACGCTCGACAACATCAGCGTGCTCCGGTTCGTGCTCCTCGGGGTCGTGCTGGTCGTCCTGATGCAGCGTCGCCCGGAGGGGCTGCTCGGCCACCGGAAGGAGACGGCGGCCGCCGTCGATCTCTCCCGGCGGAGCGTGTCGGGAGGCGAAGCGACCGGAGCAACCCGGGCCGACGGTGGTGTGTCGGAGACGACCGAAGCGCCCGACGGCGAACGGGGTGACGACGAATGA
- a CDS encoding ABC transporter ATP-binding protein, with protein MSDTDSTTRTDTRNAIEGEDGPENIDEIDPDDESDVERAARETPPGRPLRVTNLRKEFGGLTAVDDASFDVEAGSLTGLIGPNGAGKSTTFDCITGVHHPTSGSVHLHDEEITGLQPYQIADRGLVRTFQIARELEEMTVLENMMLAPRAQRGESLWRSVLPGARGGVRDQERELRERAWETLDFFEIDHLAEEYAGNLSGGQRKLLEMARALLTDPEVVLLDEPLAGVNPTLEAKLLDRIHDLREQGYTFLLVEHDMDVIMENCERVIVMHRGRVLADDAPAAIRENEQVIDAYLGANV; from the coding sequence ATGAGCGACACCGACTCGACGACCCGCACTGACACCCGGAACGCCATCGAGGGCGAGGACGGCCCCGAGAACATCGACGAGATCGACCCCGACGACGAGTCCGACGTCGAGCGCGCGGCGCGCGAGACGCCGCCCGGCCGCCCGCTCCGGGTCACGAACCTCCGGAAGGAGTTCGGCGGGCTGACCGCGGTCGACGACGCGAGCTTCGACGTCGAAGCGGGGTCGCTCACCGGACTGATCGGCCCCAACGGCGCGGGGAAGTCGACCACGTTCGACTGTATTACGGGTGTCCATCACCCCACCAGCGGCTCGGTCCACCTCCACGACGAGGAGATCACCGGCCTCCAGCCCTACCAGATCGCCGATCGTGGGCTGGTCAGGACCTTCCAGATCGCGCGCGAGCTGGAGGAGATGACCGTGCTCGAGAACATGATGCTCGCGCCACGGGCCCAGCGCGGCGAGTCGCTCTGGCGGTCGGTGCTGCCCGGCGCGCGGGGGGGCGTTCGCGACCAGGAACGCGAACTCCGCGAGCGGGCGTGGGAGACGCTCGATTTCTTCGAGATCGACCACCTCGCCGAGGAATATGCAGGAAACCTCTCGGGCGGCCAGCGAAAGCTCCTCGAGATGGCGCGGGCGCTACTCACCGATCCCGAGGTCGTCCTGCTCGACGAACCGCTCGCGGGGGTGAACCCTACCCTGGAGGCAAAGCTCCTCGATCGGATCCACGACCTCCGCGAGCAGGGGTACACCTTCCTGCTGGTCGAACACGACATGGACGTCATCATGGAGAACTGCGAGCGCGTCATCGTGATGCACCGCGGGCGGGTGCTCGCCGACGACGCGCCCGCGGCGATCAGGGAGAACGAACAGGTCATCGACGCCTACCTCGGAGCGAACGTATGA